A section of the Saccharopolyspora gregorii genome encodes:
- the ftsW gene encoding putative lipid II flippase FtsW — protein sequence MTTSAATARRPRRTRKPTGLAAITTPLTAWLTRPLASFHLLLAVFGLLTVFGLVMVLSASSVDSFTSAGSSYDIFIRQVIYCGAGLVLFYGALRLPVRQMRKHSLTVFGGCLLLLLLVLTPLGSVRNGAQSWFVLGGISFQPVEFAKISFALWGAHVLVTKRGLLAQYRHLLVPVVPAAMLMFALVMLQPDLGSTITLFIVLLALMWFAGAPLRLFGVSVLGAITAAVVLAMVAQYRMDRITTFLDPASDPTGRGYHARQALFALADGGLFGRGLGQGWSKWQYLPNAHNDFIFAVIGEELGFVGCVIVLVLFGTTAYVGMRIAARNTDPWIRLVAATLTAWLVGQAAINVGYVVGLLPITGLPLPLISSGGSSVVTSMLVFGLLANFARHEPEAIAALRSLGPGRVGKLLRLSTPEPYRPPAKRRPARTAPTSRPGARSAGAQPTRRGSPDARNRTAARGKTGSRAQTRGGHR from the coding sequence GTGACCACCTCCGCAGCGACCGCGCGCCGGCCCCGCCGCACCCGCAAGCCCACCGGGCTCGCGGCCATCACCACCCCGCTGACCGCGTGGCTCACCCGGCCGCTCGCCTCGTTCCACCTGCTGCTCGCCGTGTTCGGCCTGCTCACCGTGTTCGGGCTCGTCATGGTGCTGTCGGCGTCCAGCGTGGACTCGTTCACCAGCGCCGGGTCCTCCTACGACATCTTCATCCGGCAGGTCATCTACTGCGGCGCCGGACTCGTGCTGTTCTACGGGGCGCTGCGGCTGCCGGTGCGGCAGATGCGCAAGCACAGCCTCACCGTCTTCGGCGGCTGCCTGCTGCTGCTCCTGCTCGTGCTCACCCCGCTGGGCAGCGTCCGCAACGGCGCGCAGAGCTGGTTCGTGCTCGGCGGGATCTCCTTCCAGCCCGTCGAGTTCGCCAAGATCTCCTTCGCGCTGTGGGGCGCGCACGTGCTCGTCACCAAGCGCGGGCTGCTCGCCCAGTACCGGCACCTGCTGGTGCCGGTGGTGCCCGCGGCGATGCTGATGTTCGCGCTCGTCATGCTGCAGCCCGACCTCGGCTCCACCATCACGCTGTTCATCGTGCTGCTCGCCCTGATGTGGTTCGCCGGGGCGCCGCTGCGGTTGTTCGGCGTCTCCGTGCTCGGCGCCATCACCGCCGCCGTCGTCCTCGCGATGGTCGCGCAGTACCGGATGGACCGGATCACCACGTTCCTCGACCCCGCCTCCGATCCCACCGGCCGCGGCTACCACGCCCGGCAGGCGCTGTTCGCGCTCGCCGACGGCGGGCTGTTCGGCCGCGGGCTCGGCCAGGGCTGGTCCAAGTGGCAGTACCTGCCCAACGCGCACAACGACTTCATCTTCGCCGTCATCGGCGAGGAGCTCGGGTTCGTCGGCTGCGTCATCGTGCTCGTCCTGTTCGGCACCACCGCCTACGTCGGGATGCGCATCGCCGCCCGCAACACCGACCCGTGGATCAGGCTCGTCGCCGCGACGCTCACCGCCTGGCTCGTCGGGCAGGCCGCGATCAACGTCGGCTACGTCGTCGGCCTGCTGCCCATCACCGGGCTGCCGCTGCCGCTGATCTCCTCCGGCGGCTCGTCCGTGGTGACCAGCATGCTGGTGTTCGGGCTGCTGGCGAACTTCGCCCGGCACGAGCCGGAAGCGATCGCCGCGCTACGGTCGCTGGGGCCGGGCCGCGTCGGGAAGCTGCTGCGCCTGTCCACGCCCGAGCCCTACCGCCCACCGGCGAAACGCCGCCCGGCGCGCACCGCGCCCACCAGCCGCCCCGGAGCGCGCAGCGCAGGGGCCCAGCCGACCCGCCGGGGATCACCGGACGCGCGGAACCGCACCGCGGCCCGCGGCAAGACCGGATCCCGGGCACAGACACGAGGAGGACACCGTTGA
- the murG gene encoding undecaprenyldiphospho-muramoylpentapeptide beta-N-acetylglucosaminyltransferase — MSGQHPAPGHPARRGLSVVVAGGGTAGHIEPALALADAVRRMRPDARITALGTERGLENRLVPARGYPLELVPPVPMPRKPSTELLRLPLKVRDSVRKTKDVLERVQADVVVGFGGYVSLPAYLAARGRTPIVVHEANARAGMANKVGARFAERVLAATPDSGLAGARPIGIPLRESITSLDRAALRMQARQFFGLHPHAPTILVFGGSQGAQTLNTAFSGAAQALGRAGIGVLHAHGPKNTLAVQQVPGAPVYNAVPYLERMDLAYAAADLVVCRSGAMTVAEVSAVGLPAVFVPLPHGNGEQALNAQPVVSAGGALLVADEDMTPDKVINEVLPLGRDPQRLHMMSRATLGTGHREADQVLARIVVEVAGR, encoded by the coding sequence TTGAGCGGGCAGCACCCGGCCCCCGGACACCCCGCCCGGCGCGGCCTGTCGGTCGTCGTCGCAGGCGGCGGCACCGCCGGACACATCGAGCCGGCCCTCGCCCTGGCCGACGCCGTGCGCAGGATGCGCCCGGACGCGCGCATCACCGCGCTCGGCACCGAACGCGGACTGGAGAACCGGTTGGTGCCCGCACGCGGCTACCCGCTGGAACTGGTGCCGCCGGTGCCGATGCCGCGCAAGCCCAGCACCGAACTGCTGCGGCTGCCGCTGAAGGTGCGCGACTCGGTGCGCAAGACCAAGGACGTGCTCGAACGCGTCCAAGCCGACGTCGTCGTCGGGTTCGGCGGCTACGTGTCGCTGCCCGCCTACCTCGCCGCGCGCGGGCGCACCCCCATCGTCGTGCACGAGGCCAACGCCCGGGCGGGCATGGCGAACAAGGTCGGCGCCCGGTTCGCCGAGCGCGTCCTCGCCGCCACCCCCGACAGCGGGCTCGCCGGGGCCCGGCCCATCGGCATCCCGCTGCGCGAATCCATCACCAGCCTCGACCGCGCCGCGCTGCGCATGCAGGCCCGGCAGTTCTTCGGGCTGCACCCGCACGCGCCGACCATCCTCGTGTTCGGCGGATCGCAAGGCGCCCAGACGCTCAACACCGCGTTCTCCGGGGCCGCGCAGGCGCTCGGGCGCGCGGGCATCGGCGTGCTGCACGCGCACGGGCCGAAGAACACCCTCGCCGTGCAGCAGGTCCCCGGCGCCCCCGTCTACAACGCGGTGCCGTACCTGGAGCGGATGGACCTCGCCTACGCCGCCGCCGACCTCGTGGTCTGCCGCTCCGGCGCCATGACCGTCGCCGAGGTGTCCGCCGTCGGGCTGCCCGCCGTGTTCGTCCCGCTGCCGCACGGCAACGGCGAGCAGGCCCTCAACGCGCAGCCCGTCGTCTCCGCGGGCGGTGCCCTGCTCGTCGCCGACGAGGACATGACGCCGGACAAGGTCATCAACGAGGTCCTGCCCCTCGGCCGCGACCCGCAACGGCTGCACATGATGAGCCGTGCCACGCTGGGAACCGGACACCGGGAAGCCGACCAGGTGCTGGCCCGGATCGTGGTGGAGGTGGCGGGCCGGTGA
- the murC gene encoding UDP-N-acetylmuramate--L-alanine ligase: MTEAQTAERSGTDDLLSRVHLVGIGGAGMSGIARILLARDRQVSGSDARDSRTVLALRAQGAHVALGHRGENLDQLDQDPTAIVVSTAIRPDNPELVEAQRRGVAVLRRAEALAALMAEHRVACVAGTHGKTSTTSMLTVALQHCRLDPSFAIGGDLNESGANAHHGEGGVFVAEADESDGSFLVFAPSVAVVTNVEPDHLDHHGTPEAYTEVFDEFVRRIEPGGVLIVNADDPGSARLAGQAAAGGLRVRRYGHTAGGPGDARIVDYRPEHGAGVAVVELDGQRIDVQVSVPGEHMAGNAVAALLAGLELGAPLDELLDGLAAFGGVRRRFEFKGQAGGVLVYDDYAHHPTEVDAQLRAARPVVGDGRLIVVFQPHLFSRTAAFAAEFATALGLADEIVVLDVYGAREDPQPGVTGALIADQIPGSADRVRFEPSLTDAAPLVAGLAAPGDLVLTMGAGDVTMLGPEILGELERAAGTGGAAE, encoded by the coding sequence GTGACCGAAGCGCAGACCGCGGAACGCAGCGGCACCGACGACCTGCTGTCCCGCGTCCACCTCGTCGGCATCGGCGGCGCGGGCATGAGCGGCATCGCCCGCATCCTGCTCGCCCGCGACCGGCAGGTCTCCGGTTCCGATGCCCGCGACTCCCGCACCGTGCTCGCCCTGCGCGCCCAAGGCGCGCACGTCGCGCTCGGGCACCGCGGCGAGAACCTCGACCAGCTCGACCAGGACCCCACCGCCATCGTGGTGTCCACCGCGATCCGGCCGGACAACCCGGAACTCGTCGAGGCCCAGCGCCGCGGCGTCGCCGTGCTGCGCCGCGCCGAAGCGCTCGCCGCGCTCATGGCCGAGCACCGGGTCGCCTGCGTCGCGGGCACGCACGGCAAGACCTCGACGACCTCGATGCTCACCGTCGCGCTGCAGCACTGCCGGCTCGACCCGTCGTTCGCCATCGGCGGCGACCTCAACGAGTCCGGCGCCAACGCGCACCACGGCGAGGGCGGCGTGTTCGTCGCCGAGGCCGACGAGAGCGACGGATCGTTCCTCGTGTTCGCGCCCTCGGTCGCCGTCGTCACCAACGTCGAACCCGACCACCTCGACCACCACGGCACCCCCGAGGCCTACACCGAGGTCTTCGACGAGTTCGTCCGCCGCATCGAGCCGGGCGGCGTGCTCATCGTCAACGCCGACGACCCCGGATCCGCCCGGCTCGCCGGGCAGGCCGCCGCCGGCGGGCTCCGCGTCCGCCGCTACGGGCACACGGCGGGCGGGCCCGGCGACGCGCGCATCGTCGACTACCGGCCCGAGCACGGGGCCGGTGTCGCCGTCGTCGAGCTCGACGGGCAGCGGATCGACGTGCAGGTCTCGGTGCCGGGCGAGCACATGGCGGGCAACGCCGTCGCCGCGCTGCTCGCCGGGCTGGAGCTCGGGGCACCGCTGGACGAACTGCTCGACGGGCTCGCCGCGTTCGGCGGCGTGCGCCGCCGCTTCGAGTTCAAGGGCCAGGCCGGCGGGGTGCTCGTCTACGACGACTACGCCCACCACCCCACCGAGGTCGACGCGCAGCTGCGCGCGGCCCGGCCCGTGGTCGGCGACGGCAGGCTCATCGTGGTGTTCCAGCCGCACCTGTTCTCCCGCACCGCCGCGTTCGCCGCCGAGTTCGCCACCGCGCTGGGGCTCGCCGACGAGATCGTGGTGCTCGACGTCTACGGCGCGCGGGAGGACCCGCAGCCCGGCGTCACCGGGGCGCTCATCGCCGACCAGATCCCGGGATCGGCGGACCGGGTGCGCTTCGAGCCGTCGCTGACCGACGCGGCACCGCTCGTGGCCGGGCTCGCCGCGCCGGGGGACCTGGTGCTCACCATGGGCGCCGGTGACGTCACCATGCTCGGGCCGGAGATCCTCGGGGAGCTCGAACGGGCCGCGGGTACCGGAGGTGCGGCGGAGTGA
- a CDS encoding cell division protein FtsQ/DivIB, with protein MSAAGRSSNRPGVRSTRGRPVRGGIQRSPRRWLLPVAMSVVTVLVLALYYSPILGVRSVQVDGLAAVPERTVLDTAGIELGNPMLQVDSEAIRSRLGAVPEIADSEVHLQWPSTVRLEITERVAVAYVPADGPGESGVRLIDAAGVPFRTVPRPPAGLAQLRLGDDRADGVRTAMIALTALPADLRAQVTEVRAERPQNLFLVLAGGRQVHWGESTAADRKAAILVPLLTRSGQVYDVTSPDLPTVA; from the coding sequence GTGAGCGCGGCAGGGCGGTCGTCGAACCGGCCGGGGGTGCGCAGCACTCGCGGCCGGCCGGTGCGCGGCGGGATCCAGCGGTCCCCGCGCCGCTGGCTGCTGCCGGTGGCGATGTCCGTGGTGACCGTCCTGGTGCTCGCCCTCTACTACAGCCCGATCCTCGGCGTGCGGTCCGTGCAGGTCGACGGGCTCGCCGCCGTGCCGGAGCGGACCGTGCTGGACACGGCGGGCATCGAGCTCGGCAACCCGATGCTGCAGGTCGACTCCGAGGCCATCCGGTCCCGGCTGGGCGCGGTCCCGGAGATCGCCGATTCGGAGGTCCACCTGCAGTGGCCCTCCACGGTGCGGCTGGAGATCACCGAACGCGTCGCCGTGGCCTACGTGCCCGCCGACGGACCTGGTGAGAGCGGGGTGCGGTTGATCGACGCGGCGGGCGTGCCGTTCCGCACCGTGCCCCGCCCGCCCGCCGGGCTCGCCCAGCTGCGGCTCGGCGACGACCGGGCCGACGGCGTGCGGACCGCGATGATCGCGCTCACCGCGCTGCCCGCCGACCTGCGGGCGCAGGTCACCGAGGTCCGCGCCGAACGGCCGCAGAACCTGTTCCTGGTGCTGGCGGGGGGCAGGCAGGTGCACTGGGGCGAGAGCACGGCCGCGGACCGGAAGGCCGCGATCCTGGTGCCGCTGCTGACCCGCTCCGGGCAGGTCTACGACGTGACGAGCCCGGATCTGCCGACCGTGGCGTGA
- a CDS encoding DUF3558 domain-containing protein — protein MNAIPRKAGLALLAVGMLASVSGCALDSRADGESAVEEPVRTVGLAKVDPCTMLTEQELAARGGRPPGYPNNDIAAEPGCDFDGDPFGYSFYKNQEMTVERYGERDVWSRFERSELDGRPAAITVVRGSASARICSTMFDAGGGVITVTAQETDDEGRDECAESWQVAELIAAKSPR, from the coding sequence ATGAACGCGATCCCGCGCAAGGCAGGGTTGGCGCTGCTCGCGGTCGGGATGCTGGCATCCGTTTCCGGATGTGCGCTGGATTCCCGAGCCGACGGCGAGTCCGCCGTGGAGGAACCGGTGCGGACCGTCGGGTTGGCGAAGGTCGATCCCTGCACGATGCTCACGGAACAGGAACTCGCCGCACGTGGTGGTCGGCCGCCCGGCTATCCGAACAACGACATCGCGGCGGAACCGGGCTGCGACTTCGACGGAGATCCGTTCGGGTACAGCTTCTACAAGAACCAGGAGATGACCGTCGAACGCTACGGCGAGCGGGACGTCTGGTCGCGGTTCGAACGAAGCGAGCTCGACGGCAGACCGGCCGCGATCACGGTCGTCCGAGGCTCGGCCTCAGCGCGGATCTGCTCCACGATGTTCGACGCCGGGGGTGGCGTGATCACCGTGACGGCCCAGGAGACCGACGACGAAGGTCGCGACGAGTGCGCCGAGTCCTGGCAGGTGGCCGAGCTGATCGCGGCGAAGAGCCCGCGCTGA
- a CDS encoding PPE family protein, producing the protein MGFGDWAERVAETAHDAGASWLGYETTAQREARERAEAAEQSGERRRDVLADRNDQLHAGGEFDPPSITERENWQSYSHHELYETNERSLDPAKAQEVAEAWRRIGTALAEIGPDLDREASGAIAGGWEGEAADVATASAEPLVQWMSDGGQAFQLTGNKVEQAGSAAGQVKAMVSAPQDYSIGRTLAAGIPGGFVGGGVDALAQMRERQEAERAAQETMQRVLTPTYDDVDRTVPVYPGLDGTPLPPPPPAEPPPVAPPPPPVDPQDRGRSGGSSGAERPGHDRSGGADRPGTGSPDGPAGSDPSWVPDQRPDGTPERVPPGGQRVPPPVLPGPVPLPGGGLPGGPGGGPGDRGGGRGAGAPALGGPGAGGRSTGGPGGRPGGGTPGTRAGGTGDQPGPGGRAGVGAGSGAGARGIPAGGPAAATSGARGGAGGAGAARRGEGGEDYEHERPGWLEEQDDVWMEGMPKTAPPVFGE; encoded by the coding sequence ATGGGATTCGGGGACTGGGCGGAGCGCGTCGCGGAGACGGCGCACGACGCCGGGGCGTCCTGGCTGGGCTACGAGACGACGGCGCAACGCGAGGCGCGGGAACGCGCGGAGGCGGCCGAGCAGTCCGGGGAACGGCGGCGCGACGTGCTGGCCGACCGCAACGACCAGCTGCACGCGGGCGGCGAGTTCGACCCGCCGTCGATCACCGAGCGGGAGAACTGGCAGTCCTACAGCCACCACGAGCTGTACGAGACGAACGAGCGCTCGCTGGACCCGGCGAAGGCGCAGGAGGTCGCGGAAGCGTGGCGGCGCATCGGCACCGCTCTCGCCGAGATCGGCCCGGACCTGGACCGCGAGGCTAGCGGCGCCATCGCGGGCGGGTGGGAGGGCGAAGCGGCCGACGTCGCCACCGCCTCCGCCGAACCGCTCGTGCAGTGGATGTCCGACGGCGGCCAGGCGTTCCAGTTGACCGGGAACAAGGTCGAGCAGGCCGGTTCGGCCGCCGGCCAGGTGAAGGCGATGGTGTCCGCACCGCAGGACTACAGCATCGGCCGCACCCTCGCCGCGGGCATTCCCGGCGGATTCGTCGGCGGCGGCGTGGACGCGCTCGCGCAGATGCGCGAACGGCAGGAGGCGGAACGCGCCGCGCAGGAGACGATGCAGCGCGTCCTCACCCCGACCTACGACGACGTGGACCGGACAGTCCCGGTGTACCCGGGCCTGGACGGGACGCCGCTGCCGCCACCGCCGCCCGCCGAGCCCCCACCGGTCGCCCCGCCACCACCGCCGGTGGACCCGCAGGACCGCGGCCGAAGCGGCGGAAGTTCCGGTGCTGAACGGCCCGGCCACGACCGCAGCGGCGGAGCCGACCGGCCCGGCACCGGGAGCCCGGACGGCCCGGCCGGCTCCGATCCGTCGTGGGTGCCGGACCAGCGCCCCGACGGCACCCCGGAACGAGTACCGCCCGGCGGGCAGCGCGTCCCGCCACCGGTCCTGCCCGGCCCGGTCCCGCTGCCCGGCGGCGGACTTCCCGGCGGTCCCGGTGGCGGCCCCGGGGACCGCGGCGGTGGTCGTGGTGCCGGCGCTCCCGCGCTCGGCGGACCCGGCGCAGGAGGCCGGAGCACCGGCGGCCCGGGCGGCAGACCCGGCGGCGGAACTCCCGGCACCCGCGCGGGCGGCACCGGCGACCAGCCCGGCCCCGGCGGACGGGCCGGCGTCGGAGCAGGTTCCGGCGCGGGCGCCCGCGGCATCCCGGCAGGCGGCCCGGCCGCCGCCACCAGCGGTGCGCGCGGTGGTGCCGGGGGAGCGGGCGCGGCCCGCCGCGGCGAAGGCGGCGAGGACTACGAGCACGAGCGGCCCGGCTGGCTGGAGGAGCAGGACGACGTGTGGATGGAGGGCATGCCGAAGACCGCCCCACCGGTCTTCGGTGAGTGA
- a CDS encoding ESX secretion-associated protein EspG, protein MGLVGRWRLAPLHSYLVRRYLGVDDLALPLEGAAFGRTRRQLRELARREAPAMHRAGLLVDDEAPVELAEALRVLAGPQLWVDSLWCPEFGGEAAWRSVAALTGRDRVVLGVQEPGEGARYGGALTVELHQRAALSEVLLATLPPAPPGTRGRVRVPESSLRSGPEELATGFLQHVAPVRGSSGDRLVEQYRSIGSGPHLRAGQFAASARDPRGARRRSAVVRWFDNAAPDGRYLDHAERGGAGERVHALTPADVREVRIRLEALVDSVR, encoded by the coding sequence ATGGGATTGGTGGGGCGGTGGCGGTTGGCGCCGTTGCACTCGTACCTGGTGCGCCGCTACCTGGGGGTGGATGATCTGGCGCTGCCGCTGGAAGGGGCGGCTTTCGGACGCACGCGGCGGCAGCTCCGCGAGCTGGCGCGCCGGGAGGCCCCCGCGATGCACCGGGCCGGGCTCCTGGTGGACGACGAAGCACCGGTGGAGCTGGCCGAGGCGCTGCGGGTGCTCGCGGGGCCGCAGCTGTGGGTCGACTCGTTGTGGTGCCCGGAGTTCGGCGGTGAGGCCGCGTGGCGCTCGGTGGCCGCGCTCACCGGCCGCGATCGGGTGGTGCTCGGCGTGCAGGAACCGGGGGAGGGCGCGCGGTACGGCGGGGCGCTGACCGTGGAGCTGCACCAGCGGGCGGCGCTGTCGGAGGTGCTGCTGGCGACGCTGCCGCCCGCGCCGCCCGGTACCCGCGGCCGGGTGCGGGTTCCGGAGAGCTCGCTGCGGTCCGGACCGGAGGAGCTCGCCACCGGGTTCCTGCAGCACGTGGCGCCGGTGCGCGGCAGCAGCGGCGACCGGCTGGTCGAGCAGTACCGGAGCATCGGTTCCGGCCCGCACCTGCGGGCGGGACAGTTCGCCGCGTCCGCGCGCGATCCGCGCGGTGCGCGGCGGCGTTCGGCGGTGGTGCGCTGGTTCGACAACGCCGCCCCCGACGGCCGCTACCTGGATCACGCGGAGCGGGGCGGCGCGGGCGAACGGGTGCACGCCCTCACTCCGGCGGACGTGCGGGAGGTCCGCATCCGGTTGGAGGCGCTGGTCGACTCGGTGCGCTGA
- a CDS encoding ABC transporter substrate-binding protein codes for MRDVPAISRRTALGAGAVLLAGAAGCAPARDPREISLWNFYGPGGQNKSQSDWISRLAAEWNATHEVRVRLRYVPNKDYKAGPTLQTSFSAGAGPDVFLLSPGDFLRYYNGGALADLTPHLEPGVREDFLPEVLATRLVDDRVYGLPMEIEPLALFYSEDAFERAGLAEGDLPGTWDELLGLAERLTTPDRFGMLFETNPGYYQNFTWYPWLWMAGGDVFTPDLRRSAFDSPAAHRAMRLWQDAVRSGAAPRRVRGEGGNDTISNLAQGYCAMQQLGIWGIAEIAEQAPGFRYGVTPMPAPPGGTATTALGSWAMVANAYGANPEAAAEFVAWALGSSDPAGVERMRQWNTVAKTGIPPRRSVRRAAEAQGAFDDGPMRVFADQVMAQARPEPRYPPEVYRAISDALQSCQLDGADPAEAAGAASEQIDTFLAGYDGAAIQ; via the coding sequence ATGCGCGACGTGCCCGCGATCAGCCGCCGGACCGCCCTCGGGGCGGGTGCGGTGCTGCTCGCGGGTGCCGCCGGGTGCGCCCCGGCGCGGGATCCGCGCGAGATCAGCCTGTGGAACTTCTACGGGCCGGGCGGGCAGAACAAGAGCCAGAGCGACTGGATCAGCAGGCTCGCCGCGGAGTGGAACGCCACGCACGAGGTGCGGGTGCGGCTGCGGTACGTGCCGAACAAGGACTACAAGGCCGGGCCGACCTTGCAGACCTCGTTCAGCGCCGGTGCCGGGCCGGACGTGTTCCTGCTGAGCCCCGGCGATTTCCTGCGCTACTACAACGGGGGCGCGCTGGCCGACCTCACCCCGCACCTCGAACCGGGCGTGCGGGAGGACTTCTTGCCGGAGGTGCTGGCGACGCGGCTGGTCGACGACCGGGTGTACGGGCTGCCGATGGAGATCGAACCGCTGGCGCTGTTCTACAGCGAGGACGCGTTCGAGCGGGCGGGGCTCGCGGAAGGCGACCTGCCGGGGACGTGGGACGAGCTGCTGGGCCTGGCGGAGCGCCTGACCACCCCGGACCGGTTCGGGATGCTGTTCGAGACGAACCCGGGCTACTACCAGAACTTCACCTGGTACCCGTGGCTGTGGATGGCCGGTGGCGACGTGTTCACCCCGGACCTGCGGCGCAGCGCGTTCGACTCGCCGGCCGCGCACCGGGCGATGCGGCTGTGGCAGGACGCGGTGCGCTCCGGTGCCGCTCCGCGCCGGGTGCGCGGCGAGGGCGGCAACGACACGATCTCGAACCTGGCGCAGGGCTACTGCGCGATGCAGCAGCTGGGGATCTGGGGCATCGCCGAGATCGCCGAGCAGGCGCCCGGTTTCCGCTACGGCGTCACGCCGATGCCCGCGCCGCCGGGCGGCACCGCCACCACGGCGCTGGGCAGCTGGGCGATGGTCGCGAACGCCTACGGCGCCAACCCGGAGGCCGCGGCCGAGTTCGTGGCGTGGGCGCTCGGTTCGTCCGACCCGGCGGGGGTGGAGCGGATGCGGCAGTGGAACACCGTGGCGAAGACGGGGATCCCGCCCCGGCGTTCGGTGCGCCGCGCCGCCGAAGCCCAGGGCGCCTTCGACGACGGTCCGATGCGGGTGTTCGCCGACCAGGTGATGGCGCAGGCGCGTCCGGAACCCCGCTACCCGCCGGAGGTGTACCGCGCGATCTCCGACGCGCTGCAGTCCTGCCAGCTCGACGGGGCCGACCCGGCCGAGGCCGCCGGGGCGGCGTCCGAGCAGATCGACACGTTCCTGGCGGGCTACGACGGGGCGGCGATCCAATGA
- a CDS encoding carbohydrate ABC transporter permease has product MSARRSDGRAALGFLAPDAVGLLVFVAVPTVLALVVGLFEVDGFGNVGWAGLDNFRLMAGDGLLWRSFGITALYAGLFVPLVFACGLALALLVRDHFPGVGAVRAALFLPNAVSLVVIGLLWQFLLTDKTGLVSRVLAVFGLDGVSWLGDPDLALVTLVLISVWFLMGYQMLIFLGGLNDIPGDLYDAATVDGAGAWHRFRHVTWPMLRPTSFFVLVTSTVNAVAGLQAFDLVFVTTSGGPANATSTVVYYAYQQAFQFGRFGYAAAICALLVLLLGAITGVLFAATRGGRFDA; this is encoded by the coding sequence ATGAGCGCCCGGCGTTCCGACGGCCGGGCCGCGCTCGGCTTCCTCGCCCCGGACGCGGTGGGGCTGCTGGTGTTCGTGGCGGTGCCGACGGTGCTGGCGCTGGTGGTCGGATTGTTCGAAGTGGACGGTTTCGGCAACGTCGGGTGGGCGGGGCTGGACAACTTCCGGTTGATGGCGGGGGACGGGCTGCTGTGGCGCAGCTTCGGCATCACCGCGCTGTACGCGGGACTGTTCGTGCCGCTGGTGTTCGCGTGCGGGCTGGCGCTGGCGCTGCTGGTGCGGGACCACTTCCCGGGCGTGGGGGCGGTGCGCGCGGCGCTGTTCCTGCCGAACGCGGTGAGCCTGGTGGTGATCGGGCTGCTCTGGCAGTTCCTGCTCACCGACAAGACGGGCCTGGTGAGCCGGGTGCTCGCGGTGTTCGGCCTGGACGGGGTCTCGTGGCTGGGCGATCCGGACCTGGCGCTGGTCACGTTGGTGCTGATCAGCGTGTGGTTCCTGATGGGCTACCAGATGCTGATCTTCCTCGGCGGGTTGAACGACATCCCCGGGGACCTCTACGACGCGGCCACTGTGGACGGTGCGGGCGCGTGGCACCGGTTCCGGCACGTGACCTGGCCGATGCTGCGGCCGACGAGCTTCTTCGTGCTGGTCACGTCGACGGTGAACGCGGTGGCCGGGTTGCAGGCGTTCGACCTGGTCTTCGTGACCACCTCGGGCGGCCCGGCGAACGCGACGTCCACCGTCGTGTACTACGCCTACCAGCAGGCGTTCCAGTTCGGCCGGTTCGGCTACGCGGCGGCGATCTGCGCGCTGCTGGTGCTGCTGCTGGGCGCCATCACCGGGGTGCTGTTCGCCGCGACCCGAGGAGGCCGGTTCGATGCGTAG
- a CDS encoding carbohydrate ABC transporter permease, with protein sequence MRSGIRGRALLAYLVALVTIAPLLWLLLTAFRPAAELFSVGWPSALTLDNVGYVLTEVPFLRYLANSAFISVVVTALALLVHSMAAYALARMHFRGRGIAFAAVIATLLISLPVILVPLFLVVRTLGMVDTYAGLIVPGVFNAFGIFLLRQFYLGVPRELEDAAQLDGCGHWRTYWHVVLPLSRPMLAALAVLFFLANWNSFLWPLAVAQDESLRVVQVGIASLQGQYASKQQYVIAAALLAAIPTVLVFLLGQRKLISSLKTTGLK encoded by the coding sequence ATGCGTAGCGGGATCCGCGGGCGGGCGCTGCTGGCGTACCTGGTGGCGCTGGTGACGATCGCGCCGCTGCTGTGGCTGCTGCTGACGGCGTTCCGGCCGGCGGCGGAGCTGTTCTCGGTGGGCTGGCCGAGCGCGTTGACGCTGGACAACGTGGGGTACGTGCTGACCGAGGTGCCGTTCCTGCGCTACCTCGCGAACAGCGCGTTCATCTCGGTGGTGGTGACGGCGCTGGCGCTGCTGGTGCACTCGATGGCCGCCTACGCCCTGGCGCGGATGCACTTCCGCGGGCGGGGGATCGCGTTCGCCGCGGTGATCGCGACGTTGCTGATCTCGCTGCCGGTGATCCTGGTGCCGCTGTTCCTGGTGGTCCGGACGCTCGGCATGGTCGACACGTACGCGGGGCTGATCGTGCCGGGCGTGTTCAACGCGTTCGGGATCTTCCTGCTGCGGCAGTTCTACCTGGGGGTGCCGCGGGAGCTGGAGGACGCGGCGCAGCTGGACGGCTGCGGGCACTGGCGCACCTACTGGCACGTGGTGCTGCCGCTGAGCAGGCCGATGCTGGCCGCGCTGGCGGTGCTGTTCTTCCTCGCCAACTGGAACTCGTTCCTGTGGCCGCTGGCGGTGGCCCAGGACGAGTCGTTGCGGGTGGTGCAGGTCGGCATCGCCTCGTTGCAGGGGCAGTACGCCTCCAAGCAGCAGTACGTGATCGCGGCGGCGCTGCTGGCCGCGATCCCGACGGTGCTGGTGTTCCTGCTGGGGCAGCGCAAGCTCATCTCCTCGCTGAAGACCACCGGGCTGAAGTGA